In Gemmatimonadota bacterium, the sequence GCACTTGTCGGTGGGGCATAAATCCGTAAACCTGTACATGGGGCCAACGCGGACAAATATGCTTGGCGTCTGTGCCTCCGCTCATCAGCGCGGGGACTACGGTGGCGTCTGGGTCGCGTTCTGCCATGACCTGGACGATGGTTTCATATAAGGGCGAATCTGTACTGGCTTCTAAAGGTGGGCTATACTGGTCCACAATAAGATCAATTTCATCGCCAATCGAGGATCGGATTTCGGCTTCAAAGCTCTTGTCGGTCTGTCCGGGCGCGAGCCGGCCATCGATCCGCGCAGTTGCTTCAGCGGGGATGACATTGATTTTGCTGCCTGCTTCGAGGATTGTTGGAGAGATCGTGTTGTGCAATAGGGCGCGCAGTGAGGCGATCATATCTGGCGCGAGGGGCAATTTTTGCAATGCGTTCTCGCTGTCTGTCTCATCGAGTGCGCGGCGCAACTGTTGTGCGGTCTCATCGTCCTGTGTCGCTGCTATGCCTTCTAAGAATGCGCGCAGTGTTTTAGAGGGGTGCATGGGAAGTTTTGCCTGTCCCAAAGCTGCAATGGCGCGGCTGAGTTTGACGACTGCATTGTCGCGGTGTGGACGGGAGCCGTGTCCTGGGCGTCCTTTTGCTTGCAGGCGAAATCGAAAAATGCCCTTTTGTCCCGTTTGACACGTATAAAAGTGTTTTCCATTTACATAAAAATCACCGCCTCCGCCTTCTGTCAATACGTATTTTGCATTGACTTGTTCGGGATGGTGATCGATGAGCCAACCGATGCCGTGGTTTCCTCTGCCAGCCTCTTCATCTGCGGTTGCCGCATAGATTACGTCGCGGTTCAGGGTCACACCCTGCCGTTTTAAGAGCAAGAAGACCATGAGTTCTGCTGCGACCATGTTTTTCATGTCCAGTGCGCCGCGTCCCCAGATATAGCCGTTGTGCAATTCCCCGCCAAAGGGGTCGCGCGACCATTTATCGGGTTCTACGGCGACGACATCGGTGTGTCCCAATAGCATGAGCGCGGGTGCGTTTCCACCTTTTAAGCGCGCTGTGACATTTCCGCGTCCGGGTTCTGATTCTGTGATCGTGGGGTCAATGCCCTCGCGCTTCAATATATCGGCAATATAATTTGCACACAGGATTTCATTGCCGGGGGGATTGGTCGTGTTACACCGAATCAGGTGCTGCAAGAAATTCGTTACTTCTTTTTCGATGTGGTGCCAGTCTATGGTCATTGTTTTAACTTTCAGGCGAGTTCATCTATGGTCCAGTCCGCAAGGAGGGTAAATTGGAGGGTGTCCAGTTCAAAGCCATAACCAAATGGTGCTTCGACAACGCTTTCTACGTTGAGTGTGCCATTGTGTACATTTAGAATGGGAAAGCCCCGCGCGTGTTGGCGATAAAGGGTGCTGTGATGCGCGAGTACCTGTTTTTGTATGGTTTCGGGATACATGTCCAATCCCGCAAAATAGTGATGTCCGTTGCGTTCTGAGTGATCTACGCCCAATACAGCGAGTACAGCGAGGTCCTGTAACAGAGCCACGGGGCCGACATTGGCGAGGTCTTCACTGCTTAAGACATAAGTTCCCGAGGGGTCGCGTTGTTGGCGATGGGCTATTAAGCACGCATTGGCAATGCCCTTGAAAATGCCTTTACAATTTTTGTGGCTCGTGCCCACGTAGCCGCAATCCAATGCCTGTGTTGCACTGTCGAGCGCGCCGTCCGATTCGTCGATGATCATCGGGGGGCGGTCGGTCCAATCTGTCAATACGGCTTTGACGGTTGTGCTGAGGGCCATGTCGCGATGGAGTGGCTGTTCGACAAAGATCAGTCCTTCCATAAAAGACGAGAGCACGGTATCGCCTTGTATGGTGTTCCAGAGTTTTCTAAAGGGTTCGACTTCTGTGTACTGTTCGTTGCCATCGAGTGTGAAGGCGCATTGATCGGGCATCAGATCTGCGATTTGCCAAAGGCGAGCAAGGTCCTGTTCTGCATCGCCGCACAGTTTAATTTTTAGATGTGTCAACCGATAGGCTTCGATATTTGCGGCCAATGACTGCGGCAGGCCATCATTTACGCGGTCTTCGTCTGCAATGTCTCCATCGGTCAATGGATCGGCGAGGCCCACGGTGTGCCGCACGGTGATTGATCGCCGCGCCGCGTGTGGCAAGAGGTCGCCGGGGGTGTTGCCGTGCAATTCGCCGTGGATATCGGATAGGCGAATGCCCAATGCATTTTCTTTTACAGCTTGTGCAAATGTCACGTCTTTTGCCCTGCAAAAGGCGTCGATTACTGCGCGTTCGATCATGCTGACGCCGAATGACCATAAGAGCGGTGGATAGGCCATTGTTGTGGCCCACGCGCGCTGTTTGGCATAAATCGTCTGCCAGAGATCGAATACCGATTTTTCTGCATCGCTGTGCAGGGCAATATCACAGGCATTTTGAATAACGGTGAGCATTTCATCCAGATCAGATTCAAATGGCGCATCTGGATTTTTGGTGAACCACTTTGGCGGCAATCCCTCTGCAGCCAGTCCAATTTCTGTTTTTCCATCGACTTTGACCTGCGCCCGCACAAATAAATGGGGCAATGCCACGAGCGATGCTATTCCGTATTTAAACGGGAATCGCGTATGCATGTTCAAGACGTTGAGATCGATTTTCTCTACTGATATACTCATTGAGATGATTCCTTATTAAATACTGTGTTCCAGTCGATGCGGCCGGTGAATTGCATGGCGGCGAACAGGGTTGTGATGCACAAGAGGGTGACGGCGAGTCCGGTATAGCCGGGAAAGAAAAAGGTGTAGGAAAAGAGCACGAGATAGACAAATTGTCCCAGGCCGATTTCGACAAATGCCAGGCGCGTGCCCAGGACCAGCCTCATGTACGAAATGACGAGGACAATGGAGACCGCCGAAGATAGGACAAAGGCATAGTGGATGTTCAGGTGGTCAACCAGATAAGCCAGTAGCAGGTGAAAACTAAAGAAGGCAGCACCGATGAAGAAATAGTGCATCGGGTGCAGGTCGAGGCCGCGCACTATGGAAAAGATAAAGAGCAAAAAGAAAAAAAGAAAGAGGGAGATGGGGGCGGCGGCAACGACTTTGCCGACCCAGGGTCCGGGATTGAGACGGGCCGGGAGGATCATTCCCAGGTCAATGCCGGTGAGGAGATGATTGTATTTCCACGTCAGGGTCCAGGCGTCGCCATCGCGGGTCCTTGAGGTGGGAGACATGCTATCTGGGGGAAAGTCAATGGCGGCGAAGTCCGTATGCATCGCCAGTTCAAAGTCCGATACCTGATTGACGTGGTCCCCAAAACTGTACCGCCATTGGTCCAGGCCCTGGGAGTGATAGGAGAGATCAATGGAGAGTTCCTGTCCGGGTGATAGTTCGATGGGTTGGATTAAATGACCGTTGCGGATTGGGAGTTCGGCAATGGATTGACCGTCAACGGTTAAAGTGAAGTCGTCGTACACTGCATTCGGGGCGGGTAGTTCCAGGTCGAAGGACAGGTGCCGGTTCTGGTCGGTGGGGTTGATCAGGGTGTAAGAGGCTGCGAATTGCACCTGATAGGTGGAATACCACAGCAAGCCTTTGCGACGGTGATCCAGAGACAGGTCAACTTCAATGCGACTGGCTTTGAGGTTCAAGAAATGTTTTTCATCTACTGTGCGTGAGACAGACTCGCCGTCGATAGTTTCGATATGGGTGACGCGCTCCAGCCAGTAGATTTGTGGTGCTCGCTGGGTCTGCGCCGTGCCCCAGAGTTGCCCCACAGCACTTTTGAGCTTGTCGTCCTGTTGCTCTGTGCGAATGTGGACGGTGGCACTCAGAATAATCCAGCCTACTGCGATGCAGAAAAAGATGATGCCAATGGCGATGATGCGTTTGACCATGAAATTCTCCTTTGTGTAACGGTTTGTAACTGTCTTCTGTCTGTGCTGTTTATACACGCCATTGGTCAGAGTGTTCTTTCAGATTTCATTTTTTTAGTATGATAAATTCCTTTATAGCGCTCGCCCGATTGCAATGCCGATCCAGCACCCCGCGATGCAGAGGGTGACACTTAAGAGGATGTTCATCAAGGCGAGTACAGGGTGGTTCGTTTCCAGCAGGTGCAGGGTTTCGATGGAAAAGGTCGAAAAAGTGGTGAATGCCCCCAGGAGACCTATTAGCAGACCATCGCGCCAGGGCATGTCCATATATTCAGACAGGCATACGTAAAGGAGCCCCATGAGGATCGATCCGGTGACGTTGACCGTGAGCGTGCCATAGGGAAAGCCGCGTCCGAACAGGATGTGTATGCTCATGGACATGCCGTAGCGCAATAAGGCTCCCAGAGCACCCCCACCAGCTATGAATAGTAGTTGCGCCACTTTACTCGTCGCTGCTGCGTAGCAGAGATATGCCCGTTGCGCCCAAAAGTAGCGGGAGGCTGGCGTCGATGAGTATCCACACGAGGGATACGGTCTCTGCCCCTATTGCGGTAAATGCATCACTGTGGAGATTGAAATAGTTCCAAAAAAACAGGATGCCGACGAATAATAAGCCGTAGAACTGGATGTTGGCGGCGAGGTATTCGCGGGTAATCGCGTCGCCACCAGCGACGCCTTTCTTGCGGATGTATCCGAATATCAGGCCCAGAATGATTGATAGAATCATTAACAGATTCAAGATGTTCCAAAATGGACTGTATGGCTGCCCGTCGCTGGAGGCGTGATAGAGCGGTTCTACTACGGTGTGGATGGCAACCGCTACCCCTACAATAGTGAGAATTGCACCGACTATTTGCTTGAGCATGATAAACTCCTTCTCAATTTGAGGATGGTTATTCGTCAGATCTGGCCTGGTCCATAGAAGAAAAAAAGCCCAGAGTCCAACGCTTTCTTTTTTCATGATGCCAAAGTTTTGTGTGTCTGGCAAGAGGTTATGGGGGTGGTTCACACTTCGGGAATCGCCAGTGCGGGAAGCGGCTGGGGCGGTCGCTGTGCGGCGATGGCGGCGGCCTGTTCGTCAGGGGTGAGGGGGACGAATCGCTCGGCTGAGTTGAGAACTTTTGGCAACAGGCTGATTTCGCCGCAAGTGGGGGCGGTGTGTACCGGCTGGGACAAGACCCACCACAGGGAACGGTCAATGGCTTTTTGTTCCCGGTGCGGGTCGTACCAGGTGTTGCAGTCTTTTGAATTTTCACCCCAGCCACCGCGTGCGATCATTTTGATTGTTTGGATGCCGATGTCGCGTGCATTTGCTTCGGCGAGTAGTGCTTCGGCGTCCCGGCGATAATTCGCGTCTCGCATGCTTGCCGGGTTCAGGGGGAACATGACGGTGTCGAAGTCGAAGCGGCTCAGGCTTTCCAGGATGGTACTCGGTACCTGAGGCCCGTGCCCGGTGATGCCCAGCCATCTGGTCAAACCCTGTTCGCGCATTTCTATCAGGGTTTCGAGTGCGCCGCCCGATGCGGTGGCTTTGTCCAGTTCGGGGATGGTGCCGACTGAGTGGAGTTGGAACAGGTCAAAGTTTTCGACGTTTAGTCGTTTCATCATTTGTTCCACATCCCGCCACGCTTCGTCGCGCGTGCGACAGTTTGTTTTTGAGCCGAGGAATACGTCGTCCCGTATGTCGGGCATCCAAGGAGCAACGCGTTCCATCGCGTGCCCATAGCTCGGTGCTATGTCGATGTGGTTTACGCCGTGGTCAAGGACGAGTTGTATGGCGCGATCTGCTTCGTCCTGATCCACATATCCAACCGAGAATGTGCCAAAGGTCGCTACTGTGCTCTGATGACCAGTGCGTCCAAGGGTTCGTTTCTGCATGAATTATCCTTTCTCTTTTAACGGTTATTTTCCTTCGAGTTCTGCCGCGAGTCGCGCCAACCACGCATCCACATCCGGAGGAATATTCAGTGGTCGTCTGACCATATTTATCTGGGGATATCCACCCGCCTCCTGCTGGCTATCGATCATCCGACCTTTGCGTTCGAGAAACTCGCGTATAATACGCTGATCTATTTCATCGCGGTCTTTCGGACGCGCACCCGCGCTTTGTACCACATGTTCCACTACTGCTGATGCAGGCAATGGTGTGATGTTACCCCAGATGGGTTTCTCTTCCAAAATGCGGATATTGCCCGAGGTCAAAGGCACATTAGCTCCTGTTCTATCTAAAGCGATATTATCCTCGAGATAGGCATCGCCCTTTGAGGACACCAATGCCAGTCCCGACCGCGTATTGTCACCGTGAATCATCACGTTGCCCACCACGCTCACACGCGCATTTTGTGGAACGAGATTGGTATCGCTAAATTCGGCATCTGAAAAACTCAGTTGAATCGCTCGGGATCCCGGGTTGTAGATCAAATTGTTCACGATCACCCCGGTTGTAAATGCTTTGAAATACGGGTTGCGATTTGCATTGTGGGCATACAAATTGCCGATGATGGCGATCTCCCGACAGAAGTCGTGAATCAGCGATCCCATGGAGTGCGGGCCTTTGCTGTGCGATGCATCATTCAGGCATTCGGCGATAATGCAATTGACAAATGCGATGCGACGAGAAGTTGCGTCTGGTCCCTCGGTGTTTGGACCAGACGCGCTCAAATTTTCATCTACTGCCCATGAAATCGAACAGTGATCGATCAATATATTGTACGCATCAGCACCCGCTGTGGAGATGCCATCTGGCTCCCATCCACTTCTTTTTGCTTCGCCCGCATCGCCTGGTCGCACCCGAATATGTTGTAAAACTACATCGTGTGTCTGAATGAAAATGGCACCGCGAATGATGGTAATGCCCGGGCTCGGTGCGGTTTGTCCAGCCACAGTTACAAAAGGTTCGCGGATGTTCAACCGCGTTTTGTTCAGGTCAATTACCCCTCCCACTTCGAATACCACAATACGCGAGCCCGATGCAGATAGTGCCGCATTGAGGGATCCCTGTCCACTCGCCAACAGATTTGTCACCCGAATGATTCTGCCCCCGCGTCCTCCAGGCGTGTTCATCCCGAAATCACTGGTCTGATTTTCCGTAATGTCAAAGCGGTGTGCATCCAGACCGCTATCTGTGGGAGTATCTCCATTTTCTGGTTCTGTGGGTTTATTTCCACCACACGCAATAAGCGCGACAAAAACACACAATGCAATTTTTTGGATTAAATTCATAAAGCCATTCCCCTCACGGGTAATCTTTATTGTCTCAACGCCAGCGTTCTTCAAAAACTGAGATCGCGGTTTGCGCTGCCAGCATGGACGTTTGCACGCGCTCCTGATAACCGCCCTGCATGGTCATTCCCGTCTCAATTGTGAATGACGGACCGTATTGATGCGCTCCGTAATCGGCCAGATTCAGTCCCTCGCCTCGCTCCTGGGCGATCAACCAGAATACGCCGCGTTCTCCTGTTTCAAAAAACGATCCGGGCGAATAACCTTCTGGCGCAAGTTTGGCTCCGGAATTGGCAACTGCCCGAATGATTGCATCTGCCATCCGCTTTTCCCATATTTCATCATTTTCGTTGCGCTGGTGGCGGGCGGAGAACCAGAAGCCATCTCCTCCGTATTCGTGCAGGTCCAGTGTTAGTCCGGGCTGAATTTCAGCCATCAAATTGCGCGTGCAACGCGGTTCCACTGGCGACCACGCCGTGTCGTGAAAGCGATTGATGTGCAATATCTCGCCTTCTGGACTCACTATCAGGGTATATGCTCGCTGGCAGAGGGCAGTGCCTTCAATGC encodes:
- a CDS encoding aldo/keto reductase, coding for MQKRTLGRTGHQSTVATFGTFSVGYVDQDEADRAIQLVLDHGVNHIDIAPSYGHAMERVAPWMPDIRDDVFLGSKTNCRTRDEAWRDVEQMMKRLNVENFDLFQLHSVGTIPELDKATASGGALETLIEMREQGLTRWLGITGHGPQVPSTILESLSRFDFDTVMFPLNPASMRDANYRRDAEALLAEANARDIGIQTIKMIARGGWGENSKDCNTWYDPHREQKAIDRSLWWVLSQPVHTAPTCGEISLLPKVLNSAERFVPLTPDEQAAAIAAQRPPQPLPALAIPEV
- the crcB gene encoding fluoride efflux transporter CrcB, encoding MAQLLFIAGGGALGALLRYGMSMSIHILFGRGFPYGTLTVNVTGSILMGLLYVCLSEYMDMPWRDGLLIGLLGAFTTFSTFSIETLHLLETNHPVLALMNILLSVTLCIAGCWIGIAIGRAL
- a CDS encoding M20/M25/M40 family metallo-hydrolase produces the protein MTIDWHHIEKEVTNFLQHLIRCNTTNPPGNEILCANYIADILKREGIDPTITESEPGRGNVTARLKGGNAPALMLLGHTDVVAVEPDKWSRDPFGGELHNGYIWGRGALDMKNMVAAELMVFLLLKRQGVTLNRDVIYAATADEEAGRGNHGIGWLIDHHPEQVNAKYVLTEGGGGDFYVNGKHFYTCQTGQKGIFRFRLQAKGRPGHGSRPHRDNAVVKLSRAIAALGQAKLPMHPSKTLRAFLEGIAATQDDETAQQLRRALDETDSENALQKLPLAPDMIASLRALLHNTISPTILEAGSKINVIPAEATARIDGRLAPGQTDKSFEAEIRSSIGDEIDLIVDQYSPPLEASTDSPLYETIVQVMAERDPDATVVPALMSGGTDAKHICPRWPHVQVYGFMPHRQVREEKEMNLIHGHNERTSVENLVFATRILYDIVMRFCQSSPGDNA
- a CDS encoding right-handed parallel beta-helix repeat-containing protein encodes the protein MNLIQKIALCVFVALIACGGNKPTEPENGDTPTDSGLDAHRFDITENQTSDFGMNTPGGRGGRIIRVTNLLASGQGSLNAALSASGSRIVVFEVGGVIDLNKTRLNIREPFVTVAGQTAPSPGITIIRGAIFIQTHDVVLQHIRVRPGDAGEAKRSGWEPDGISTAGADAYNILIDHCSISWAVDENLSASGPNTEGPDATSRRIAFVNCIIAECLNDASHSKGPHSMGSLIHDFCREIAIIGNLYAHNANRNPYFKAFTTGVIVNNLIYNPGSRAIQLSFSDAEFSDTNLVPQNARVSVVGNVMIHGDNTRSGLALVSSKGDAYLEDNIALDRTGANVPLTSGNIRILEEKPIWGNITPLPASAVVEHVVQSAGARPKDRDEIDQRIIREFLERKGRMIDSQQEAGGYPQINMVRRPLNIPPDVDAWLARLAAELEGK
- a CDS encoding inner membrane CreD family protein, which gives rise to MVKRIIAIGIIFFCIAVGWIILSATVHIRTEQQDDKLKSAVGQLWGTAQTQRAPQIYWLERVTHIETIDGESVSRTVDEKHFLNLKASRIEVDLSLDHRRKGLLWYSTYQVQFAASYTLINPTDQNRHLSFDLELPAPNAVYDDFTLTVDGQSIAELPIRNGHLIQPIELSPGQELSIDLSYHSQGLDQWRYSFGDHVNQVSDFELAMHTDFAAIDFPPDSMSPTSRTRDGDAWTLTWKYNHLLTGIDLGMILPARLNPGPWVGKVVAAAPISLFLFFFLLFIFSIVRGLDLHPMHYFFIGAAFFSFHLLLAYLVDHLNIHYAFVLSSAVSIVLVISYMRLVLGTRLAFVEIGLGQFVYLVLFSYTFFFPGYTGLAVTLLCITTLFAAMQFTGRIDWNTVFNKESSQ